In Gammaproteobacteria bacterium, a single genomic region encodes these proteins:
- a CDS encoding nucleotide pyrophosphohydrolase, producing MGQMQGDGPGQLETLRQKVADFAAARDWDQFHTPKNLAMALIAEAAELVEHFQWLTPEQSRHLPVEKLDAVSQELADVLIYLVRLADKLGVELMQAVESKMALNEQRYPSGRVRGDARRAGEYKT from the coding sequence ATGGGACAAATGCAAGGGGATGGCCCGGGTCAGTTGGAAACGCTGCGGCAAAAAGTCGCCGACTTCGCCGCCGCGCGCGACTGGGACCAATTCCACACGCCCAAGAACCTGGCGATGGCCTTGATTGCCGAGGCGGCGGAACTGGTCGAACACTTCCAATGGCTGACACCCGAGCAAAGCCGTCACCTGCCGGTGGAAAAGTTGGACGCCGTCAGCCAGGAGCTGGCGGATGTGCTGATATACCTCGTGCGCCTCGCGGACAAGCTGGGCGTGGAACTGATGCAGGCGGTCGAGAGTAAAATGGCGCTGAACGAGCAGCGTTATCCGTCCGGGCGGGTGCGCGGAGATGCCCGCCGCGCTGGCGAATACAAGACTTGA
- the argH gene encoding argininosuccinate lyase — MSQMPEDKLWGGRFVEATDHLVERFSASVRFDSRLYACDIRGSIAHARMLAHTGVLTPEESQKIVEGLENIQIDIERGEFAWVDELEDVHMNIEARLIDRIGEVGKKLHTGRSRNDQVATDLRLYLRDEIDALIGKLHQLTAALLPLAEQEADSIMPGFTHLQPAQPVTLGHHLLAWCEMLMRDRSRLHDARRRVNVLPLGSAALAGTTFPIDRHYTAQLLGFDAVAENSIDAVSDRDFAIEFAAAAALIMMHLSRFSEELILWSSAQFGFIDIGDAYCTGSSIMPQKKNPDVPELVRGKTGRVYGHLMALLTLMKAQPLAYNRDNQEDKEPLFDTLDTLHQCLDVYAAMVPHVKAKREAMKKAALAGYTTATDLADYLVRKGVAFRDAHAIVGQAVRQAIDLGRDLSELSLEELQRMSPRIGEDALAVLKLENSVAARDHIGGTAPAQVRAAVARMRERLLKPPA, encoded by the coding sequence ATGTCGCAGATGCCCGAAGACAAACTCTGGGGCGGCCGCTTTGTCGAGGCGACCGACCATCTGGTCGAACGGTTCAGCGCCTCCGTGCGTTTCGACTCCCGCCTGTACGCCTGTGACATCCGCGGCTCCATCGCCCACGCGCGCATGCTGGCGCACACCGGCGTGCTGACGCCGGAGGAAAGCCAGAAGATCGTCGAGGGGCTGGAGAACATCCAGATTGACATCGAGCGGGGCGAGTTCGCCTGGGTCGATGAACTCGAGGACGTGCACATGAACATCGAGGCGCGGCTGATTGATCGCATCGGCGAGGTCGGCAAGAAACTGCACACCGGCCGTTCACGCAACGATCAGGTGGCGACCGATCTGCGGCTGTATCTGCGCGATGAGATCGACGCGCTAATCGGCAAACTCCATCAGCTCACGGCCGCCCTGCTGCCGCTCGCGGAGCAGGAGGCGGACTCCATCATGCCCGGTTTCACGCATCTGCAACCGGCGCAGCCCGTCACGCTGGGCCACCACCTGCTGGCGTGGTGCGAGATGCTCATGCGCGATCGCTCGCGTCTGCACGACGCACGGCGGCGGGTCAACGTGCTGCCGTTGGGCAGCGCGGCGCTGGCCGGCACCACCTTTCCCATCGACCGGCACTACACCGCCCAGCTGCTCGGCTTCGACGCCGTGGCGGAGAATTCCATCGATGCGGTCAGCGACCGCGACTTCGCCATCGAATTCGCCGCCGCCGCCGCACTCATCATGATGCACCTGTCGCGGTTCTCCGAGGAATTGATCCTGTGGTCCTCGGCGCAATTCGGTTTCATCGACATCGGCGATGCCTACTGCACCGGCTCTTCGATCATGCCGCAGAAAAAAAATCCCGACGTCCCCGAGCTGGTGCGCGGCAAGACCGGCCGCGTCTACGGTCACCTCATGGCCCTGCTGACGTTGATGAAGGCGCAGCCGCTGGCCTACAACCGCGACAATCAGGAGGACAAGGAGCCGCTGTTCGACACGCTGGACACGCTGCATCAGTGCCTGGACGTGTATGCTGCGATGGTTCCGCACGTCAAGGCGAAACGCGAGGCCATGAAAAAGGCGGCCCTCGCCGGCTACACCACGGCGACCGACCTGGCCGACTATCTGGTGCGCAAGGGCGTGGCCTTCCGCGATGCCCACGCCATCGTCGGCCAGGCGGTGCGGCAGGCCATTGATCTGGGCAGGGACTTGAGTGAACTCAGCCTCGAGGAATTACAGCGGATGAGTCCGCGGATTGGGGAGGATGCGCTTGCGGTCCTCAAGCTGGAGAATTCGGTGGCCGCGCGCGACCACATCGGCGGCACGGCGCCCGCGCAGGTGCGCGCGGCGGTTGCCCGCATGCGTGAGCGCCTGCTCAAACCGCCGGCTTGA
- a CDS encoding sensor histidine kinase codes for MNDNGSRRALFLPDFCAVRSVFLVVVAGELLAFILTLADATSIHERWDDLGRVSLFVQWVALSCAGVLCLARRWLSRFSDVAAALLAYGAMVAVTYVLAELAWRINSYAAQAIIYSTHVEFLQRSLGISAIICAVTLRYLYIQHHWQRQVQAESQARFQALQARIRPHFLFNCMNAIASLTRSRPEAAEKVVEDLADLLRASLGEASQQVPLTEELQLCRQYLDIEKLRLGDRLQVEWRIDSLPVDAGLPALTLQPLIENAIYHGVEPLAGGGAIRIEGRCKGEALTIAIENPLAGDGQPSRYEGNRLAQDNVRQRLAAVFGPAGRLVVENTPQAYRVTVFFPYRRQGA; via the coding sequence ATGAACGATAACGGCTCGAGGCGGGCATTGTTTCTCCCGGATTTCTGCGCCGTCCGCAGCGTTTTTTTGGTGGTGGTGGCGGGGGAATTACTGGCGTTCATCCTGACGCTTGCCGATGCCACGAGTATCCACGAACGCTGGGACGATCTGGGACGGGTGTCCCTGTTCGTGCAGTGGGTGGCGTTGTCGTGCGCCGGCGTGCTGTGTTTGGCGCGCCGCTGGCTATCACGGTTTTCCGACGTTGCCGCAGCCCTGCTCGCCTATGGGGCCATGGTGGCGGTCACCTACGTCCTGGCCGAGCTGGCCTGGCGGATCAACAGTTACGCCGCTCAAGCCATCATCTATTCCACGCACGTGGAATTCCTGCAGCGATCGCTCGGGATCAGTGCCATCATCTGCGCCGTCACGCTGCGCTATCTCTACATCCAGCACCATTGGCAGCGGCAGGTGCAGGCGGAGTCGCAGGCGCGCTTCCAGGCCTTGCAGGCGCGCATCCGCCCGCATTTCCTGTTCAACTGCATGAATGCCATCGCCAGCCTGACGCGCAGCCGGCCGGAGGCGGCGGAGAAGGTGGTGGAGGACCTGGCCGACCTGCTGCGCGCGAGCCTCGGCGAGGCGAGCCAGCAGGTGCCGCTGACGGAGGAACTGCAACTCTGCCGGCAGTATCTGGACATCGAAAAGCTGCGATTGGGAGATCGCCTCCAGGTCGAGTGGCGCATCGATTCGCTGCCCGTGGACGCCGGCCTGCCGGCGCTGACGTTGCAACCGCTGATCGAGAATGCCATCTATCACGGTGTTGAGCCACTGGCCGGCGGTGGCGCCATACGCATCGAAGGCAGGTGTAAAGGCGAGGCCCTGACCATCGCCATAGAAAACCCGCTGGCCGGCGATGGACAACCGTCACGTTACGAAGGCAACCGGCTGGCGCAGGACAACGTGCGCCAGCGTCTGGCGGCGGTGTTTGGGCCGGCGGGCCGGCTGGTGGTGGAGAACACCCCCCAGGCTTATCGTGTCACCGTTTTCTTTCCTTACCGGCGGCAGGGCGCATGA